The genomic region AAGGATGAAGCACCTGCCGAAGCTGCAGACGCGTAAGGAGTAGCGACCAATGGCAAAAACCATCGTTGTAAAACAGATCGGTTCTCCGATCCGTCGCCCCGCAGACCAGCGTGCCACATTGGTGGGCCTGGGCCTGAACAAGATGAACAAAACCCGTGAGCTTGAAGATACCCCTTCGATCCGCGGTATGGTCAACAAGATCCCGCATCTTGTTGAGATCATCGAGGAAAAGGGCTGAGCCTAACGCTCGCACGACATCGAGAAACGCCCCCGCAATCGCGGGGGCGTTTTTTGTTGGTCTAGTCACAGTTTTTGGATGCCCATTCGCAAACTGCATATCGGACATGCAGCTTTGTGAGTTGTTTGCGCAATCAATAGGCATATTTGAGAGCCAGGATTTGAAGAACGCGCTTGGCCCGGCGTGGCGCACCGGAGCTCTTAAGGACACACATCATGCAACACGCACCTGCACTTTATATCGAACCCGTTGATTTCGTTGGACGCATCCAGCACGCAATCGAAGATTTCCGCTTTGGTCGCAAACAAAACAAAGCATTCAGAAATACTGTGCGTGAGTTGTCGGGTCTTTCTGATCACGAATTGGCCGACATCGGCGTCGAACGCAGCGACATCGTCGCGGTCGCCCGTGAGTGTGCGGCTTCCTAAGTTAGAATATCCGAGCAGTTCTCAGGCCTCGGACCGATGTCCGGGGCCTTTTGCTTGCAAAGTCGCTGTCCCAAAGCGGATCGGCGCGTCACAAACAAAAAAAGGAAAACAAAGTGGCTCTCATCGAAACAACGTCTACACAGACACCTTCATTCGTTCAGCGTCTCATCGCCCTGTGGCGGTCCAACAAGGATGCCTATCTGGTTCAGATGCGGCTCAATGCTACCGTACGCAAGTTGAACAGTATGACTGACCGGGAATTGGCGGACATCGGTGTGTCCCGCTTCAATATCCATGACGTCGCTCGCGATGCAGCCATGAGAGGTTAAGCATCCTAGCAGCACAGTGAACAACCCAAGCGCCTCCACTAAGCGGGGGCGCATTTGTTTAGGTGGTGTCGCCCTGCTTGCGTTAGGGTAAATCCTCGTCTATACGCGCCCAGTGGTCATTCTGACCGCAAGAATCAAAACCAAGAAACGCCGTGTTTGGCCCGATTACGCTTCGTGGGTCAGTTCCGGCAAGGAGAAGCGAAATGAAACTGCACGAACTGCGCGACAACGAAGGCGCAACCAAGAAACGCATGCGCGTTGGCCGTGGCCCCGGCTCCGGCAAAGGTAAAATGGGTGGCCGTGGTATCAAAGGTCAGAAATCCCGTTCGGGTGTTGCGATCAACGGCTACGAGGGTGGCCAGATGCCCCTCTACCAGCGTCTGCCAAAGCGTGGCTTCAACAAGCCGAACCGCAAAGCATTTGCTGTTGTGAACCTGGGCCTGATCCAGAAATTCGTTGACGAGAAAAAGCTGGACGCAAAAGCGGCGATCACCGAAGACGTTCTGGTCGCATCTGGTCTGGTGCGTCGTAAACTGGACGGTGTCCGTGTTCTGGCCAAAGGCGAAGTTTCCGCCAAGCTGAACATCGAAGTGACCGGTGCCTCCAAGGCCGCAGTCGCTGCTGTGGAAAAAGCAGGCGGCTCTCTGACGGTCAAAACCGCGCCAGCGGCAGAATAAGAGGTTGTGAGCGGGCGGATACCCGCTTACATAATCTTCCAAGTTTTCCAGACGCCGCCAAACCGGGAAACGGTTCTGGCGGCGTTTTTAATCTAAGAGAGATCCTAAATGGTATCTGCAGCAGAGCAAATGGCGGCCAACACAAGCTGGGCCGCACTTGGTAAAGCCACCGACCTGCGCAACCGCATCCTGTACACGCTGGCACTTTTGATCGTCTATCGTCTTGGCACCTGGATCCCAGTGCCGGGTATCGATGGCGTCGCCCTTCGTGAATTCATGGAAAGTGCACAGCAAGGTATTGGTGGCATCCTGTCGATGTTCACTGGTGGCGCACTGGGCCGCATGGGCATCTTTGCTCTGGGCATCATGCCTTACATCTCTGCCAGCATTATTGTGCAGCTTCTCGGCTCAATGGTTCCGTATCTTGAACAGCTCAAGAAAGAAGGGGAACAGGGCCGCAAGAAGATGAACCAATACACCCGCTACGGTACGGTGGCTCTGGCGATTCTACAGTCCTATGGTCTGGCAGTCAGCCTGGAAGCAGGCGACCTTGTGACCGATCCAGGTCTGTTCTTCCGCTTTAGCTGTATGGTCACTCTCGTCGGTGGCACCATGTTCCTGATGTGGCTCGGTGAACAGATCACCGCTCGAGGCCTCGGCAACGGTATCTCTTTGATCATTTTTGTCGGCATTATCGCTGAGCTTCCTGCTGCGATGGCACAGTTCTTCGTCTCTGGTCGTACTGGCGCCATCAGCGCTCCGGTGATCATCGGCGTAATCGTGATGGTTATTGCCACTATTGCCTTTGTGGTCTTTATGGAACGCGCACTGCGTAAAATTCATATTCAATACCCGCGTCGTCAGGTCGGAATGAAAGTTTACGACGGTGGTTCTTCGCACCTTCCTGTAAAGGTCAATCCGTCAGGCGTTATTCCAGCGATCTTTGCCAGCTCCTTGCTGCTGTTGCCGACAACGATCTCAACATTCTCCGGTTCTCAGACGGGTCCGATTATGTCGACGCTGCTGGCCTATTTTGGCCCGGGACAACCGCTGTACTTGTTGTTCTTTGCGGCCATGATCGTGTTCTTTGCCTACTTCTATACCTTCAACGTCAGTTTCAAGCCTGACGATGTGGCAGACAACCTCAAGAACCAGAACGGGTTTGTCCCTGGCATCCGTCCGGGCAAACGCACCGCGGAATATCTGGAATATGTTGTGAACCGCGTGCTTGTGTTGGGGTCGGCCTACCTTGCGGCAGTTTGTCTCCTTCCTGAAATTCTTCGTGGCCAGTTCGCGATCCCCTTCTATTTTGGCGGCACTTCGGTTCTGATTGTTGTTTCGGTGACGATGGACACCATTCAGCAGGCTCAGAGCCATCTGCTAGCCCACCAGTATGAAGGGCTGATCGAAAAATCGCAGCTGCGCGGAAAAGGCAAAAAGCGCGGCGCACGCAAGGGAGCTGCTCGTCGATGAATATTATTCTGCTTGGCCCGCCTGGTGCCGGTAAAGGAACTCAGGCTGGTCGCCTCGTAGAAAAGCGAGACATGATCCAGCTTTCTACGGGTGACATGCTGCGCGCCGCCAAAACCTCTGGAACCGAAATGGGCAAGAAGGTTGCGGAAGTGATGGACCGCGGCGAGCTTGTCACGGATGAGATCGTGATCGGTTTGATCCGTGAACGCCTTGAAGGGGACAAGAAGGGCGGCTTCATCTTTGACGGATTTCCTCGCACGTTAGCCCAGGCTGATGCCCTTGCAGATTTGCTCGACGAATTCGGTGAGAAGCTGGATGCTGTTGTAGAGATGCAGGTGAACGACGAAGTGTTGGTCGAGCGCATCATCAATCGCGCCAAAGAGGCGGTTGCCGCTGGCGGTACAGCCCGTGCGGACGACAACGAGGAAAGCCTGAAAGTGCGTCTGATGGCCTATTACAAGCAGACCTCGCCGCTGATCGGGTATTACCACGCCAAAGGCAACCTGACCGCGATTGACGGTCTGGCCTCTATGGATGAGGTAGAAGCCTCGATTGCTGGCGTGTTGGGGTAAGCCCGCTTTGACCAGCAATGTCGAAACCCTGCCTGAATGGCGGGGTTTTCTTTTTACTGAAAGGGAGGTGTTGACACCCCCCTGAATCATCCGTAAATCACGCCATCTCTTAATAGAGAATCAAATTTTTGCCGGAGGGTCGCACCCATCCTGCAAGATCACCTGATCAGCTGAGGCCCGATCGCTCAAAAGCGTCGGGCTTACGTTGTGAAAAAAGGTTCTGGAACCACGGAACCGCAACGAAAAGGAAAGTGACACGTGGCACGTATTGCCGGCGTAAACATCCCGACCCACAAACGGGTCCCGATCGCCCTGACTTATATCACTGGCATTGGCCCAGCTTCTGCCAAAGAAATCTGCACCGCAGTCAAAATCGACGAAACCCGTCGTGTGAATGAACTGAGCGACGCAGAAGTTCTGTCTATCCGTGAGCACATCGATGCGAACTTCACCGTTGAAGGTGACCTGCGTCGTGAAGTGCAGATGAACATCAAACGTCTGATGGACCTCGGCTGCTACCGCGGTCTGCGCCATCGTCGTAACCTCCCGGTCCGCGGTCAGCGTACCCACACCAACGCACGTACCCGTAAAGGTCCTGCGAAGCCGATCGCCGGCAAGAAGAAGTAAGGGAGGGTTTGATCAATGGCACGCGATAAGACTCGTACGAAGAAAAAAGAGCGTAAGAACATCGCTTCTGGTGTTGCGCACGTGAACTCCTCGTTCAACAACACCAAAATCCTGATCTCTGACGTTCAGGGCAACGCAATTTCCTGGTCCTCTGCTGGCACCATGGGTTTCAAGGGCTCCCGTAAGTCCACCCCATATGCTGCTCAGATGGCTGCGGAAGATGCAGGCAAAAAAGCTCAGGATCACGGCGTTAAGACGCTGGAAGTTGAAGTGCAGGGTCCCGGTTCCGGCCGTGAATCTGCACTGCGCGCGCTGGCTGCAATCGGTTTCAACATCACTTCGATCCGTGATGTGACCCCGATCGCGCACAACGGCTGCCGCCCGCCGAAGCGCCGCCGCGTTTAAGCGACAGCATTACTACCCTGGGGCTGTGATACTCACGGCCCCAGTTCGTCATTTTGAAACCTCGGGCGTCTGGATTTTTTGGACATGGAATCTGGACAAGTATGGAGGGACGCATGATCCACAAGAATTGGGCTGAATTGATCAAGCCGACCCAGCTTGAAGTAAAGCCGGGCAACGATCCCGCACGTCAGGCAACTGTGATTGCCGAACCGCTGGAGCGTGGCTTTGGTCTTACGCTGGGCAACGCGCTACGTCGCGTACTGATGAGCTCGCTGCAAGGCGCGGCCATCACTTCTGTTCAGATCGACAACGTCCTGCACGAGTTCTCCTCGGTTGCGGGCGTACGTGAAGATGTGACCGATGTTATCCTGAACCTCAAAGGCGTGAGCTTGCGCATGGAAGTTGAAGGCCCCAAGCGCCTTTCGATTTCTGCAAAAGGTCCGGGCGCCGTTACCGCTGGCGATATCTCCGACAGCGCCGGCATTGAAGTTCTGAACAAAGATCACGTGATCTGCCACCTTGACGATGGCGCCGACCTTTACGTCGAGCTGACAGTCAACACTGGCAAAGGCTACGTTTCCGCCGACAAGAACAAGCCGGAAGATGCGCCGATCGGTTTGATGCCGATCGATGCGATCTATTCCCCGGTCAAGAAAGTGTCCTATGACGTGCAGCCGACCCGTGAAGGTCAGGTTCTGGACTATGACAAGCTGACCATGAAGATCGAAACCGATGGGTCCGTGACGCCAGAGGACGCGGTAGCTTTCGCCGCGCGCATTCTGCAGGATCAATTGTCGATCTTTGTGAACTTCGACGAGCCAGAATCTGCTGGACGTCAGGAAGAAGACGATGGCCTCGAGTTCAACCCGCTTCTGCTGAAGAAAGTGGACGAACTGGAACTGTCCGTACGTTCAGCGAACTGCCTGAAGAACGACAACATCGTTTACATAGGCGATCTGATCCAGAAGACCGAAGCAGAAATGCTGCGCACGCCGAACTTCGGCCGCAAGTCACTTAACGAGATCAAAGAAGTTCTGTCTGGCATGGGGCTGCATCTTGGCATGGACGTCGAGGATTGGCCGCCGGACAACATCGAAGATCTGGCGAAGAAGTTCGAAGACAACTTCTGAGATTTTGTGGGCGAGGGTGACCTCGCCCCCATCAATAAATGCCCGGGTAAGCCGGGGAAGATATGGGCCTTCCGCCCCAAGGAGAGCCGGTGACACGCATCGCCGGCCAGACAAAGCAAAAACGCAAGTAGGAGAAATGAAATGCGTCACGCTCGTGGTTATCGCCGCCTGAACCGTACTCACGAACACCGTAAGGCACTTTTTGCCAACATGGCGGGTTCGTTGATTGAACATGAACAAATCAAGACCACCTTGCCGAAGGCCAAGGAACTGCGTCCGATCGTTGAAAAACTGATCACGCTGGCCAAACGCGGTGATCTGCATGCACGCCGTCAGGCTGCTGCGCGCCTTAAGGAAGACCAGTATGTCGCCAAGCTGTTTGACGTTCTTGGTCCGCGCTACGCTGACCGTCAGGGTGGATACATCCGCATCATGAAGGCGGGCTTCCGCTATGGTGACATGGCGCCGATGGCGATCATCGAATTCGTTGATCGTGACATTGACGCGAAAGGCGCAGCTGACAAAGCGCGCGTCGCGGCTGAAGAAGCTGCAGAAGAATAAGTCATTTTCGGTTCAGCCGAATGTGAGAAGCCCTGCCGGATCGGCGGGGCTTTTTTGTTGGCGAGCAATCCTGTGCCGAGTTCGGCATCGCTGGGTTGTGCCTGTTGAAATCACCAAGACGGTGCCGCATATCCTGAGCACAGCAACAAAGGACCTACTTATGCTCCGACCCCTCGCAATCGCTTTGTCGATGGCAATCGCCGTGCCCGCGGTGGCCGAGACCAGAATTCCCCAATCCCAAGCCGAAATCAGCCTTGGTTTTGCTCCACTAGTGAAGGAAGCCGCGCCGGCTGTGGTTAACATTTACGCCAAACAAGTTGTGCAGGCCCGACAAAGTCCGTTTTCAGGAGACCCTTTCTTTGATCAGTTTTTCCGGAACTTCGGAAACACACGTCCGCAGGTACAGAACTCTTTGGGTTCAGGGGTAATTCTGTCGCAAGACGGGATTGTTGTGTCCAACTATCATGTTGTGGGTATGTCTACCGACATCCGCGTTCAGCTAAAAGATCGTCGCGAATACAAGGCGAAGGTACTTTTGGCTGACGAAGAAAGCGATCTGGCAATCCTGCAAATAGAGAATGTGACTGACCTTCCGTTCTTGCGTTTGCGCAATAGCGACAGCGTAGAAGTAGGCGAGTTGGTTCTGGCAATCGGCAACCCATTTGGAGTTGGTCAGACTGTCACGTCAGGCATCGTGTCAGGCTTGGCAAGGTCTGGGGTCGCAACGGGCAACGCGCGGGGATACTTCCTGCAAACTGATGCGGCTATCAATCCGGGCAATTCAGGCGGTGCGCTGATTGACGTGAACGGCGACCTTATTGGAATCAACACCTCTATTCTCACTCGCTCGGGTGGGTCCAACGGCATTGGTTTTGCTATTCCCTCAAAGCTGGTGGGACAATTTGTTGATCAGGCACGACAGGGTTTTGATGGTTTTCAGCGCCCTTGGGCCGGAATGTTCGGGCAACCTGTAGACGCAGACATGGCGGACGGTCTTGGCCTCGACAGGCCGGGAGGCATTGTCGTTTCGGATCTGCATGAGGAGAGCCCATTCAAGGCTGCAGGGCTTGAAGCTGGAGACGTCATTCTTGAGGTGGAAGGACAGCCGGTAAATACACCCGCTGAGATGGTTTTCCGCATGTCGGTGGTGGGTCTCGGACAGGAAGCGGATGTTCTGGTTGTGCGTGACGGTCAGGAAGCCACATACGAAGTGGCTCTCAATCCGGCGCCAGAATCGCCAAGCCGCGAAACTGTTGAGGCGGGCAAACGATCTGCTATTCCAGGGCTCGTGATTTCCAACATTAACCCTGCGGTCCTTGGCCAGTTCGGACTACCACTTAACGTCTCCGGAGTTGTTGTCGAAAATCCGGGTCCAGTCGGCGCGCGTTTGGGATTGAATGCCGGTGATGTATTGCGGGCAGTAGACGGGCAAGAGGTCACCACAACCAAAGAGGCGGATCAGGCTTTGCGCAAGGCAAGTAAACGGCTTACGCTTGAGGTTCAGCGCGGCACGCAACGTGTCGTTATGCGTTTCAGACTCTGAGGGCTATGGCCGATCTTTTTGACCTACCAGACTCCGGAAACGGATCGAACGAGGGCGCGAGCGAAAGCTCTGCGCCCCGTCCTCTGGCTGATCGTCTGCGTCCCAAAACTCTTGGCGAGGTCATCGGTCAAGAGCAAGTTTTGGGACCCGACGCTCCGCTGGGGGTGATGTTGTCGTCAGGTTCTTTGTCGTCCCTGATCTTCTGGGGGCCGCCCGGGGTCGGAAAAACGACGATTGCTCGGCTGCTTGCGGACGAAACGGATCTGCACTTCGTACAAATCAGCGCGATATTTACGGGCGTGCCGGAACTCCGCAAAGTATTTGAGGCTGCAAAAGCACGCCGGACAAACGGCAAAGGCACCCTTCTTTTTGTTGACGAAATTCACCGGTTCAACAAAGCACAACAGGATGGCTTCTTACCTTATATGGAAGACGGCACGATCCTTCTTGTTGGCGCGACGACCGAGAACCCATCTTTCGAACTCAATGCCGCGGTATTGAGCCGATCTCAGGTGCTTGTCCTAGAACGTCTTAGTCTTGCCGATCTTGAGCGTTTGGCACAACGGTCCGAGCGAGAACTTAACAGGGTTTTGCCCTTGGATGGCCCGGCCAGAGAGGCTTTGCTGGAGATGGCCGATGGCGACGGCCGGGCTCTCCTTAACTTGATCGAACAGGTCATGGCTTGGCGTGTAGATGGCAAGCTTGATACCGATGCTCTGTCCACGCGCCTTATGCGCCGTGCTGCGAAGTACGACAAAGCCGGCGAAGAGCACTACAACCTGATTTCCGCGCTGCATAAATCGGTTCGTGGGTCTGACCCTGATGCGGCGCTCTATTGGTTTGCGCGAATGCTGGAGGGCGGGGAGGATCCCCGATTTCTGGCTCGGCGGATCACGCGCATGGCTTGTGAGGATATCGCGCTGGCGGATCCCCAGGCTCAGGGCATTTGCCTGAATGCTTGGGAAACATACGAACGCCTAGGCAGTCCAGAGGGAGAGTTGGCGTTGGCTCAAGCGGTTATTTATCTTGCTTTGGCGCCCAAAACCAATGCCGGCTATGTGGCCTACAAGGAAGCTCGCCGTATGGCAAAAAAAACTGGGTCAGAGCCGCCTCCGAAACACATTCTCAACGCACCGACGCAGTTGATGGCAGAGCAGGGATATGGTGCGGGGTATGAATACGACCACGACGCCGAAGGGGGTTTTTCCGGTCAAAACTATTTCCCGGAGGGGATCAAGCGTCCAGTTTTGTATGCTCCGGTTGAGCGCGGCTTCGAGCGGGAACTCAAACGGCGATTGGACTATTTCAGTAGCCAAAGATTGAAAAAACAGTAGGAGCGATCCGTGCTGAGCGTTGCATATGTGGCTTTGGGCGGCGCCGTAGGCGCGGCGTTGCGATATCTTGTCGGCCTGAGCATTGTACGTGCGATAGGCCCGAGCGCTTTGAGCGGCTTCCCTATCGCGATAATCACGGTGAATGTGATTGGCTCATTTTTGATGGGCGTTTTCGTGGTTGCAGCAGCACAGAGAGGACTTACGCATTTTTCGCCGCTGGTCATGACCGGGCTTTTGGGCGGCTTTACAACCTTCTCGGCGTTTTCACTTGAGACAGTCACGCTGATTGAGCGTGGACAATGGGGCGCGGCTGGTGTTTATGTCGCGCTTTCCGTTGTTGGATCGGTGGGAGCTCTGTTTCTTGGAGTTCTTGTCGCACGTGGAGTGTTTGCATGAGCCGGGTTCAGACCATCACTATCGAAGAAGCCGATGCAGACCAGCGCCTCGATCGCTGGTTCAAGCGGGTGTTTTCCCACGTGGGTCAGGGGCGCATCGAAAAGATGTGTCGAAAAGGCGAAATCCGAGTCAACGGCGGACGGGTGAAGGCATCGACTCGCTTGGAAACCGGCGATGAAATTCGCGTACCTCCGCTACCTGCCCCGGGCGAATTGGCTGCGCGACCAATAAACACGCGTGTGTCCGACAAAGACGCCAAGATGATCCGTGATTGCGTAATCTACAAGGATGATCATGTCATAGCCTTGAACAAACCGCCCGGGTTGCCAACGCAAGGCGGTAGCAAACAAAGCAAACACGTGGACGGTTTGTCGGAAGTTTTGAAGTTTGAACTGGACGAGAAGCCGCGCCTTGTTCACCGCCTCGACAAAGACACATCCGGTGTCCTTTTGCTGGCGCGCACTCGCAAGGCGGCGCAGGCGCTAACGGCAGCTCTGCGTCACAAAGAAACCCGCAAAATCTATTGGGCGGTCGTTGCGGGGGTGCCGACTCCCTATCTGGGCGAAATCAAATACGGTCTTGTCAAAGCTCCCGGACACGGGCGTCGCGGCGAAGGTGAAAAGATGCACGCTGTTCACCCCAGGGACATTGATGCCACGCCGGGTGCTAAGCGTGCGCACACTCAATATGCAACGCTATATCGTGTGGCGAGTCGTGCAAGCTGGGTGGCGATGGAGCCTCTCACGGGTCGCACGCATCAGCTACGCGCGCATATGGCGGAGATTGGTCATCCAATCATTGGAGACGGTAAATATGGCGGCTCTGGTCAAGAAAACCTCGGCGACGGCTGGGGAGCACAACTAGGCGGCATTATTTCCAACAAATTACATCTTCACGCCAGAACAATGGCATTTGAGCATCCCGAGACCCGCAAACCGGTTACTATTCATGCGGATCTCCCGCCTCATATGGCTTTGACATGGGAGACGTTCGGCTGGACCCCTGATCTTGCTTCGGATGATCCTTTCGAGGAGTTGCGCTGACCTGATTGAATTGTTGACTGGTCTGAAACCGTATCCATGTGTCATTGTTTCGGTACCTACAAGCTTTGTATTTCAGTCAACATTTCAGGGAGGCATCATGCCCGCAGTTTCATTCTCCCACATCGGGATAACAGTTCCAGACCTTGATAAGGCAGTCGAGTTTTACACTCGGGCTTTCGATCTTTACCTGTTGATGCCTCCGAGCGAGGTTTTGCAGGATGATAGCGCGATCGGGGAAATGTGCGATGACGTATTTGGCCCCGGGTGGGGGCGTTTTCGGATTGCGCATTTGTCGACCGCGGACGGGATCGGCATTGAACTTTTCGAGTTTCCCAAGACTGATGATGCGCCGCCGCCGTTTGAATATTGGAAACCAGGAATTTTCCACTTTTGTTTGCAAGACAGCGACATGGAGGCGCGGATCAGTCGCATTGAAGAGCTTGGCGGGAAGCAAAGAATGGAAAGGGTGCGGTACTATTATCCAGATGAAAAACCCTACCGCATGGTCTATTGCGAGGACCCGTTCGGCAATATCATCGAACTCTATAGCCACTCTTATGAATTGACCTATTCGAGTGGCGCATACACCGGCTGAGCTTGACCTCCTTGCCTCGCCGTGATGAAGCACCATCACAACGCGAAGGTACAGAACATGCGGCTCAAATTGGTCATCTTTGATGTGGACGGCACTCTGGTAGATAGCCAGGCCGACATTCTTGGGTCAATGAACGGAGCATTCGAGGCGCAGGGACTGAAAACCCCGGATCGTGAAGCGATCTTGGGAATTGTAGGCCTGTCTCTGGATGTCGCCATGCTGAAGCTTGCACCGCAGGCAGGAACGGCTGTACGGGCAGAACTGGTGGAAGGTTACAAGCGGACGTACATGCAACGCAGAGAAGCAGTTGGCACCAAAGAGAGTTCGCCGTTATATCCCGGAGCGCGTGCTGCCTTGGACCGCTTGAGGGCGCGGGACGATATTTTGCTGGGGGTTGCGACGGGGAAATCGCGTCGCGGACTGGACAAGTTGATCGAAGGGCACGGACTGGATGGGTACTTTCAAACTCGTCAAGTTGCGGACGATCATCCCAGCAAACCGCATCCTTCAATGATTTTCGCTGCCTTGTCGGAGACAGGTATGGAGCATGTTGATGCCGTCATGGTAGGAGACACCTCCTATGACATGGACATGGCACAAGCCGCTGGGGTTGCGGGGCTTGGGGTTAGTTGGGGGTACCATCCGGCGAGTGCATTGAAGAGCGCCCGCGCGATGGTTGATGACTTTTCCGCGCTGGACGAAGCGCTGGGCCAATTATTCGGAGAAACAGCATGAGTGGCTGGGCAAAGAAACGGTTCTGGAAAGAAACGTCGGTGGAAGACGTAGCTGGCGGTTTTGGCATTGCGTTGGATGGGCGTACTGTAAAGACGCCTGCCAAAGCTGCACTGGTGTTGCCGACAAGGGCGATGGCTGAGGCCGTCGCCGCAGAATGGGACGCGCAAGTAGACGAGATCGACCCGAACACCATGCCGGTCACGCGCTCTGCGAATGCCGCTATCGACAAAGTCGCCGTCCAACACGCTGAAGTTGCCGATATGATTGCCGAATATGGCGGCACTGATTTGCTGTGCTACCGCGCAACTTCACCGGAAGAACTGGTCGCCCGGCAAGTCGCTGGTTGGGACCCAATGCTCGATTGGGCAGCGCAGGAATTTGGCGCACGTTTGGAGGCGGTTGCAGGCGTGATGCATCATGCTCAGGAAGAGACGACGCTCGAAGTTCTCAAGGCTGCGGTGCACGAGTTGAATGCCTTCGAGTTGGCTGCGTTCCACGACATTGTGGGGCTTTCAGGATCGTTGATTCTCGGATTCGCGGCACTCCGAGGTGGGCGTGATCCAGAGGAAATCTGGCGCCTTTCGCAGATCGATGAGCAGTGGCAGGAAGATCAATGGGGCGCGGATGAAGAGGCAACGCGGGAGCGAGAGATCAAATATGAAGCGTTCCTACACGCAAATCGCTTTTATAAACTGGCGCAAAATTAACAAATTAGCCTTTCTTTCCGAACGATTTGCCTCTCGTGCGGCCAACGATTGAATCCCGTTATGGACCTCTTGACGTTTGGCGATGAATGCGCCCAAACTGCCCATGATGAGAGGGGGGTGTAATCCTTGATCATCTTTATGGCCGGGAGTGGCCTACTAAAACCGCCTGTAAAATGGCGGGTAATCAGGAAGAGGTAAAAATGAAAAAATCCGTATTCTTTGGTGCGCTGACTGTTGCTGGCCTGGCGGCCGGTGCGGCTGCTGCTGGCACGCTGGATGACGTGAAAGCACGCGGCAAGCTGAACTGCGGCGTAACCACCGGTCTG from Shimia isoporae harbors:
- a CDS encoding ATP12 family chaperone protein; the protein is MSGWAKKRFWKETSVEDVAGGFGIALDGRTVKTPAKAALVLPTRAMAEAVAAEWDAQVDEIDPNTMPVTRSANAAIDKVAVQHAEVADMIAEYGGTDLLCYRATSPEELVARQVAGWDPMLDWAAQEFGARLEAVAGVMHHAQEETTLEVLKAAVHELNAFELAAFHDIVGLSGSLILGFAALRGGRDPEEIWRLSQIDEQWQEDQWGADEEATREREIKYEAFLHANRFYKLAQN
- a CDS encoding RluA family pseudouridine synthase gives rise to the protein MSRVQTITIEEADADQRLDRWFKRVFSHVGQGRIEKMCRKGEIRVNGGRVKASTRLETGDEIRVPPLPAPGELAARPINTRVSDKDAKMIRDCVIYKDDHVIALNKPPGLPTQGGSKQSKHVDGLSEVLKFELDEKPRLVHRLDKDTSGVLLLARTRKAAQALTAALRHKETRKIYWAVVAGVPTPYLGEIKYGLVKAPGHGRRGEGEKMHAVHPRDIDATPGAKRAHTQYATLYRVASRASWVAMEPLTGRTHQLRAHMAEIGHPIIGDGKYGGSGQENLGDGWGAQLGGIISNKLHLHARTMAFEHPETRKPVTIHADLPPHMALTWETFGWTPDLASDDPFEELR
- a CDS encoding replication-associated recombination protein A, whose translation is MADLFDLPDSGNGSNEGASESSAPRPLADRLRPKTLGEVIGQEQVLGPDAPLGVMLSSGSLSSLIFWGPPGVGKTTIARLLADETDLHFVQISAIFTGVPELRKVFEAAKARRTNGKGTLLFVDEIHRFNKAQQDGFLPYMEDGTILLVGATTENPSFELNAAVLSRSQVLVLERLSLADLERLAQRSERELNRVLPLDGPAREALLEMADGDGRALLNLIEQVMAWRVDGKLDTDALSTRLMRRAAKYDKAGEEHYNLISALHKSVRGSDPDAALYWFARMLEGGEDPRFLARRITRMACEDIALADPQAQGICLNAWETYERLGSPEGELALAQAVIYLALAPKTNAGYVAYKEARRMAKKTGSEPPPKHILNAPTQLMAEQGYGAGYEYDHDAEGGFSGQNYFPEGIKRPVLYAPVERGFERELKRRLDYFSSQRLKKQ
- the crcB gene encoding fluoride efflux transporter CrcB, whose product is MLSVAYVALGGAVGAALRYLVGLSIVRAIGPSALSGFPIAIITVNVIGSFLMGVFVVAAAQRGLTHFSPLVMTGLLGGFTTFSAFSLETVTLIERGQWGAAGVYVALSVVGSVGALFLGVLVARGVFA
- a CDS encoding lactoylglutathione lyase family protein; protein product: MPAVSFSHIGITVPDLDKAVEFYTRAFDLYLLMPPSEVLQDDSAIGEMCDDVFGPGWGRFRIAHLSTADGIGIELFEFPKTDDAPPPFEYWKPGIFHFCLQDSDMEARISRIEELGGKQRMERVRYYYPDEKPYRMVYCEDPFGNIIELYSHSYELTYSSGAYTG
- a CDS encoding HAD-IA family hydrolase — encoded protein: MRLKLVIFDVDGTLVDSQADILGSMNGAFEAQGLKTPDREAILGIVGLSLDVAMLKLAPQAGTAVRAELVEGYKRTYMQRREAVGTKESSPLYPGARAALDRLRARDDILLGVATGKSRRGLDKLIEGHGLDGYFQTRQVADDHPSKPHPSMIFAALSETGMEHVDAVMVGDTSYDMDMAQAAGVAGLGVSWGYHPASALKSARAMVDDFSALDEALGQLFGETA